A single region of the Terriglobales bacterium genome encodes:
- a CDS encoding FtsX-like permease family protein, producing the protein LNSAFSIVGPQYFKTIGTPLLAGRDFKETDTATSPLVGVVNETFVKKLGLGPNPVGKVFRREATSHEPEVEFQIVGLAKDTKYFDLREKNWAIAYLPAAQSHLRDPGIQFVLRSAAPMASINSQIKSTIAEVNPAIEINFQSFQRMIGDSLLQERLMATLSGFFGFLAALLATVGLYGVISYMVVRRTSEIGIRMALGADRAGIIAMVLREAGTLLGAGIFTGVILSVASARTAKSLLYGLTSYDPLTLVAAVLLLAIVTVAASSLPARRASHLDPMVALREE; encoded by the coding sequence CTCAATAGCGCCTTCAGTATCGTCGGCCCGCAGTACTTCAAAACTATCGGTACGCCGCTGCTCGCGGGTCGCGATTTCAAAGAAACGGATACCGCCACTTCGCCGCTGGTTGGGGTCGTGAACGAGACATTTGTGAAGAAACTTGGGCTTGGTCCCAATCCCGTCGGCAAAGTATTTCGGCGGGAAGCAACTTCACACGAGCCGGAAGTCGAGTTCCAGATCGTCGGACTCGCGAAAGACACAAAGTACTTCGATTTGAGGGAAAAGAACTGGGCAATCGCTTATCTGCCTGCGGCACAGAGTCATCTCCGTGATCCCGGCATTCAGTTTGTTCTACGGTCAGCGGCTCCAATGGCCAGCATCAATTCCCAGATAAAGAGCACGATCGCGGAAGTCAATCCGGCGATAGAGATCAATTTCCAGAGTTTTCAGCGAATGATTGGCGACTCGCTCTTGCAGGAGCGACTGATGGCTACGCTCTCCGGCTTCTTCGGTTTCCTTGCCGCCTTGCTTGCCACTGTCGGACTTTATGGTGTGATCTCATACATGGTCGTGCGCCGCACGAGCGAAATCGGCATCCGCATGGCTTTGGGAGCAGATCGTGCGGGAATCATCGCAATGGTCTTGCGCGAGGCGGGAACGCTTCTCGGAGCGGGAATTTTCACCGGTGTGATCCTCTCTGTTGCTAGTGCGAGGACGGCGAAGTCACTGCTCTACGGCTTAACGTCCTACGATCCGCTTACGCTTGTTGCAGCAGTTCTGCTGCTCGCAATTGTGACCGTTGCCGCAAGTTCATTGCCCGCGCGGCGAGCTTCACATCTGGATCCGATGGTCGCGTTACGGGAAGAATGA